The genome window TGGCATTACCAGTGCATTAGCATATTTTAAGAAGTTCCCGCAGTCCACTTATTTCCATTAGACTACCTACCATATTATACAAATCTACCAACagacaaaaataataataagccgCCAAAAAACCATCAAAAGTTTTTCGGTTTCGTGCGTAAATTATAAACACAAATATCCTCTGGAACTTTGGCCTGAAATTATAGCAACTTAGCCGCAAAGTTTTCAATGGAGACGGCACATAAATCAAACATTCAGATTGGAGCAGTCTGGAGctcaattatgcaaatttatgttAAAGCCAAACCATAAAACGAATAAATATAAGCAGCCGAATAAAAAAAGGACAAATGTCGcacgtgcgtgtgtgtgtgcgtttctgtataaatcaaattaatatgAACCAGTGAAATGAAAGCGATCCGAGCACacgcacaaaaaaaaaagaaaacgctGGCGAAATGAAGACCGAGTAGcatacgcggcgtatgcgtaatgagTGCAGACGTATGCGCAATTTTATGAATAATTGACAGCTGAACTTTAACAGCTGTCTGTCGCGCTAAAAAGCGCCACTCGCTCAGGCCAACAAATTTCCGAGCCTCAATGGCACATCCTTCTTTGGGCAGCTATCAAACGTCCGCGGCAATTTACATACACGAATAAAAACAAGGACGAAAAGGAGCGAGTAGGGCGCTGTAATGGcaagcagctgcagctgctcatcatcatcattattttaaataaacattacGCTTGGCTTTATAACCATTTATCACATTTGTAGATTTATGTCCTGCCATTTGGTCATGCACACAGAAAAGGGCAAAAAATCAGTTCCCGAGTAAATTAGCTCACTCAGAACGAAGAAGAGATGTCCTTTGGGGAGTTGTatctaaaataattttaagtaAAAGGAATCTTAACAGTTCTAAGTactaaaattttaataaaaattggCATACATtcttatataaatattaataaattaccTTAAGATATAAACTAAATATTAgaagtaataataatttaaaaagaaagtaataataatttcatcTGCAACAAAATGCAAGTTTCCttatataataaaaactaCATTATCTGTATAATATGGACATTTCTTCTATATTCTAGATAAGACCCCACTTTGTAACAACACTAAGCGTTCTGTAACTCATTTATTGGGTGAAACCCCATCGCAGAGTATTATAAATCATGGCACGTCCAAGGACGTTAAGTAGCCGCTACAAAAAGCAGGAAATCATAGCAGTCGCATAGCTAAAAAACGATTCGCGCACACCGTTTCGAGGATTTTTCAATCTCAGCTGCGTTTTCGAGTCCTTCGAACggcgtacatatatattgatTTTCGCTATTTTTTTCAGCAGCGTTTTccatatatatgcatgtatacATTTCAGGCGAGGCTGTCCgcttttaatggtaattggtGCATAGCCATTAAAGGGTTTTATGCGAATGACGTGGACGTTACATGCGAGTGTGTATTTGTGGCGACGAGGCACTAATTTTAGATACGTGCCACAGACTAAGCGGTTATAAATGTGGGTTAGCTGGGCTTATATTCGGATGGTCCCGAAATTCAGTTGattgatatttttaaagctGGATTATTTACAGGCCAGATCTGTGGAAAAGTTTAACAGAGTGTGAACGACGCCTTAAAATTGGTTTAAAACAAGTATTTATCATCCTGGCAAAGAAAATGTGACACTCAATTTTGCACacataattgtttttaatccGCAGTTCAggataaaatatattaatcaTATAGCACCGTAATATTTTGCCAACCTTATTTCGGTTATGTCACAAATAAAGCAGAGAGGTAAATTACTTTTAAAATTGTTGTCATATTTCTTTAACGTTAAAATTATCTAACACATTACAATAAACAAAtccttaaaaaaatattaagtgaTCGGTTTTACAACTCCCATTGTATAAATCTCTACAGATACATTTCGTGCCATTTGCTGTGCATAAAACAATTTCCAGAGGTATTTTATTTCTGTTCGGAAAAATGGTTTCGATTGTAACTTTATACGGCAGACAGGTACTCCTATTGCCACCTGACCATCGCCACGTGTCCGTTCCATGCTGTCAACTTTTATTGTTAGAGAAACGAATATGAATTTCTTCTGGGgcgcttttccattttccaagAAAAATTGCCGGCTAACGAAGTCCGTCCGATAAGGACCCGGCAACAACAGTTGGCCATTTTGTCTGGCCAAGATTTATGCGCGATTGCTCAAGTTTTATGAGTTACGTAGTTGCATTTTAGcccaaagaaaaaagaaacaaaggCCCGAAGGTTGTGGATTGAAATCGCGCATCTTCAGGCCCGCACCGCGCTGCTATTTCATTATGAGTTAAAGAAAGTTTTAACGACTTTtctctccttttttttttgtctgcGACAGATTATGGGGCTTTTGTGCTCTGCGATTTAAGCCAGCTTTCTTACACTTATGGCCAAAAGGTTCCCTGGTATCCAAGGGGTCAAGTTGGAAGGACGTTGAGCAAATGGAGATTTACATTCGTCAGCGATTTTTTTCCGTTCGCCTTTTCCattagaataaatgttattagaTGACTCTTCGGTTCCCGTGACATTTGTCAACAGGAAACGGATATGGCAAAGCTTGTCTAATAAATTCTTTGATGTATTTGCGCTGACGTTTCCCCTGGGAACGAGCTCAGGATGTCGTACTTTATTTATGCCACTGCCAGACGCATTTCCCGCTCCCCAATGAATCATAAACTGACTCAATGCCGTCATCAACAATTACGAATGTATCccgcccaaaaaaaaaaggacatCCATTACGAAGGCCGCAAAAAGAGAAATGAAATGTCGCGTCGCCTACTTGGCGGCTGCCTGAAAATTTCCACTGTTGGCCTAACAAATATTTGACCCATCGAAACTTATACGTGTCTACAAGGAATGGGCAAACAAACGAAAACACAACTCAAACAATCTATGCCGTATCAAATGCCGCTTGGCTCCCGACAACACGAAAAGCCAAGAAAGTAACCAAATTTGGAGAAAATCCTGAGGCTTTGCCTTGTTATCTGACACTCGTGTTTATTTTGGGAATAGAAACACAATTTGGCCAAGAAAaacttggttttataaaaattggTATGTTTTCATACCTTTAAAGTACGACAATCTctccaaacaaaaaaagtgaATATTTTATTCTCCTAAACGGAAGAGCATTTGATTGCTAGAAGTTTCTTACAAATGAAAATGTACTGCGGGTGTAGTTTGATTTATTGCAACAATTGTATTTTGCATTGGCACGTTATCAATGtggttatttaaaaaaaaatacattttcctCTCCCGTTTTAGTTTACTAAATGGGAAAAACGTAATCTAGTTGCAATTTAAATCCTGTCAGGAGAACATTCGTTCGTACACATTCATTTGGCTTGTCTCATTTTATCAACTAGttagaaaaataaaacttttaggtaaaaaattcgaaaattgtaCATGCTGCAAGTAGTAGCAAACAGCATCAAAATAGAGGTAAGACCGATTCGCGATGCAGGCCCATCATGCGATGCCCGATTTTCGATGCCGGAATAATTGCCAGCACAAGGAGTGCCAGAGGCATGCTCCATTGGGCATAATCGATCAGCACACCCAGTGCAAGTGCTTGGGCGAGGTGAATGCCTCGTCGATTTTCCTGGAAAATGTCCTCGATCTGGCCAACACGTTGTCCCAGGTGATGATCATCTGTGGACTGCACGAGTGCAAAGCGAAGTCGACCGTGGACATCATCACGTATGCCTTCTTGCATTACGATCAGGTGTGCTATTGCATAGATACCACGCCCAAGAAGCGACTGCGAAAGGAGGATTTGTTCCACGAGCTGGGCAAGAAGTCGCTGATGAACAAGGTGGAGGCCCACTTGGCCTATGCCATCATCAAGAGGGGATTCAAGGCCTTCTACTACGAGCCGAAAGTGGACTTGACCTACGATGAGCAGGGCAGACCCTCGTACAACGATGAGTGCGTCTGGGTCCATGCAGCCAGGAAGTCAGCCGAGTCCTATGCCCGCTTCGATGGCCTCTCCTGCAGCGAACAGATGGCCTACGAGGCCAAGATCAAGATAGCCTTCAAGAAGTTCTACGATCGCATGCAGACGCGCAAGAGGCAGCCGGAGGGCGACGATTGCAACTGCTGTTTCTGCGCCAAGAAGCGGGGTCATCTGGTCTATGCCAAGGAACCGACTCCCTGCTCCTCCAGCAAAAAGAAGCCCAAGCACGTGTGTCCATATTGCTGCAAGAaaaagcagaagcagcagtaCACACATCCTGCGCGCCAGCCGGCCAAGTGCCCCAAGTGCCACAAGTCGCGCAAGTTCTGCTGCTGCACCAAAATGGACTTCAACTTGCAGTGGGTCAAGAGCATATGGGAGCGACCGGACTTCAATCAGTACTACAAGAACGAGATCGCCGAGATCGAGGACCGCCTGGTCAAGGGAACCTGCTGGCTGCCGCCGGAGCCTGAGGAAAAGCTGCTCGATGAAGGCGAgggcgaggaggaggaggaagccCACCAGGAGATGTCGCCGGAGGCTCTCCTCGCGCTCGGCGGCAAAACGGTGCCCACTATTCCGGATGAAGGAAACGGTTCACCACTGGCCACCAAACAGCCTTCAATCACCGAGGCTGAGGGCGAGTCCTAAGTTTGAAGGATCCGGCGAATCGGCGCTTGCTAGATTTCTAAATTTTACTTTACTCTTGAGGAAAGCAGTTCTCAAAATTTTCAGTGCCAGCAGTTCTTCAACCATTTAACATTAAAGTTGTACTCAAGCTAGTTTATGTACTTTTCTGTAAACAacgttttcttttattttcgttCCAAATCAATGGTATTAAGAGTAGATTTTCCGAAGGAAAAAAGGTTATTAGTTTTTATAAATGGTTTAAAGTCAGAAGAGAATGCAATTAAATCTGGCCAAATTCAACCAACCTTACTTTTAAATTCTAATTCTTTAATTACCCAAAGTAATGGCCCGCAAATAAGGGGACGTGAGGAGCTAGCCACATCAACTGCCTAATATTAAGACGGAAAATTGGGTTTCCTCTTAGGGGACACACACCTAGCTCGAACAGACACGACCGCATCCATTTGGCCCACTCACACTCTTGGCCACTTGGAAAACCGAACCGGCTGAGAAGAGCTGTGAACTGTGTCGGTGTCTGTGTCTACTTTGGCCGAAAGTGGCATGCAACAGTAATGGAAAATACATTTAATCTGGCTTATGCAGCAGCTCGTCCCGACGATAACTCGGGCGCACTTCATCGCAGCACTTACGGCTCAGCAAGCCACCTAGGAAAACACCTCTCTTTGAgctggaaaagtgaaaatgtgGGAAAGCGTTCAGGCGGCAGCCATTTCTCTCACCTGgagaaaagtgaaaaatgctgaaatgtTGACCATGGTCATGACGGCTGCTGCCTTGAACTTCCCTGGATAAACTTTTCGCATTGCAAATGCATGAAAACTTTCCCTTTTGTTTATGTGCACTTCACTCAATTTTCATTCTTCAACCGTACGAAACGCAcacttttggccaacaatGTCGGCGTTTGCCGGGCAgaaagttttccatttttcattttgatttgaaaCCCAATGAGAATTGTGTAATCAAGTGGGTTAGAGGCATCGTTTAACCGCAGAAATTCAATAAAACCAATAGAGCAATGAACATTTACGCCTGCCGACCGCagcaaattgcaaataaatttaaatacactTTGTGGCCTGGGCCAAGTCATAAATAATTGGAGgctaattattatattttccaGTTTTAGCCAAACGGACATTCAACTTACTATTGAATTATTCAGCAGACCGAAATGAAATACCAATTCAATTATCCCGCCCCCAAAAAGCCGAACAAAGAAAGTGTTTCACACAGGTCATAACCAGATCTTTGAGGCCATTGAGTTAAATGGTTATTTGTCTAATGAAATTCAGTTGAGATACAAACGGCAGGTCttgaaaattaattatcaGACTTTGTTCAGAAATTGTAGCAATAACCATAAGAACCATTGCAATGTAATCTAAAGGCTTTCTAACTAATTACAAGTTTTTTGTCATGAGGTGAGAGCTTGAAGTATCAGACCAAGTTTTCCTTTCACCTCCCCCAAGGAACTTAATTAAAGAAAGGCgaaatttcattttgcatTAGTTTGTGTCACAAGTGTAGCCAAGTTAATTTCTCACACATGCCACGAAATGTTCGGGTAAAGGGCAGATGTTATGCATACTTTGCACATGAGTGAAAATTGTGAAAATGACTGGAAAACTCGCGCAAATGTGCCGAGCTGCCGCCCACCTGCCCCTTTAAGCAAATCAATTTGGGAAAACTGTGGTTGTTGCCGGCTGGGTAAAGAGCACatatacaaaatattgaaATCGCAGGCAACACCTGCCTGCCCCTGGTGTTGCCATTTCCCAGTCAACAGATACAGCTCTCATTGCATTCGCCAGCTAAATTGGATATGCAAAACTAAGATGTGGCCTAAGACTTCTGGGCCAGAGTCGAAGAAATGCGCAAGTCACAAGTGGATTTTCACTGGGAAAGCTCTTCAGTCGTCTGCATCTGTGGTTATCTTTTCGTCCCTTCATCTGCGGCCAACGGATTTCCATTTGTGGCAATGTAAGTGTGCTGCCTCGCTGGAAATTGGATTTATGTATTGTGCATTTGCCATTTCGAATAATATCTTGGCCTGGCATTGGCCATAAATGTGTAAGTATGCTAAGCAGCTGCCAACTCAGCAGCAGGCTGCGgatttacaaaatatattttgccaTTTATCAGAAAGGGTTGTGGGGCACTTTAACTTGGGCAATAGTGTGTGAATAGTTTTGCCTATTATTTAAGGGCTCTCAAGTTCAAGAATATATATCAACTTTGCCTTTTTGTGTGCAGGAAAATCAATAGGGCAATTGCTGCTCAACCATTCTGGCCTCTATTTGCCCATGACGACATTTTTGTTAATGAAAAACTGGTGTTTTTCGCCCAGCTGAATGGTTCTATTTATATAgccaacgcggcgtatgagtaacGCTGCTAAAATGTCCTGCTCCGAGGTCTCCTCCTTTTCTTTTATGCATATTACACGGCTAGGTTTTCTGTGCTTCGCCTTGGCTTGGCGAACTTTTAGTGCgcagcaaataaataataaatgagGCAACAATGAATGCCGGGCGAAGGCAGCAAAACACTTTTGCCCGGACAGACTTGGCCGTAAAAATTGACAACATATAAAACAGATATTTCTTAGGCGCGCGAGTGAGCAAAACTTGGATCGTAAAATAATATGAtgctataaaataaaaaatgaa of Drosophila mauritiana strain mau12 chromosome 3R, ASM438214v1, whole genome shotgun sequence contains these proteins:
- the LOC117144498 gene encoding uncharacterized protein LOC117144498, translated to MQAHHAMPDFRCRNNCQHKECQRHAPLGIIDQHTQCKCLGEVNASSIFLENVLDLANTLSQVMIICGLHECKAKSTVDIITYAFLHYDQVCYCIDTTPKKRLRKEDLFHELGKKSLMNKVEAHLAYAIIKRGFKAFYYEPKVDLTYDEQGRPSYNDECVWVHAARKSAESYARFDGLSCSEQMAYEAKIKIAFKKFYDRMQTRKRQPEGDDCNCCFCAKKRGHLVYAKEPTPCSSSKKKPKHVCPYCCKKKQKQQYTHPARQPAKCPKCHKSRKFCCCTKMDFNLQWVKSIWERPDFNQYYKNEIAEIEDRLVKGTCWLPPEPEEKLLDEGEGEEEEEAHQEMSPEALLALGGKTVPTIPDEGNGSPLATKQPSITEAEGES